The window tgtgtcataCTCGTTTTACAAACTGACTTGTAACAAATTAAATGATCTTATGGACGGTTacattgtattttttattttctttgctAGTCCAGTAATAGGCATATGCAGTATGCACGTTCATGTTATGTTAATGTACGTAAATCAACGACGAATGTACCTTATATCAAGATTCAGGGTTCAATCTGGTCGTTAAAGCAAGTGTAGCTTATAGCCTTATATCAAATTTTCTTTTAGTAAGCAAAATTAATATGAGGCCCAAAAAGAATTGTCTAAAAACGCTCAATGACGAACTAATGGTAATTGGTTTAACACCAAGTATCAATTTCCTtggtatttttgttttctaattaaTTTCAAAATTCTCAAATTTCTAAAACATGACGACGACTTTGAAAATACGTAATCTTCTTGTAAATTCTAAAATCATTATCTTGGATGACATTCACATATCGTCCTTGTCAAGAAGCCATAGATCATTTGTCACCGCTTCAAAACCTCTACGAAAGGTAAGAATCGCATACgtcattaatttatttaacttttcttAAACGAcagaatttatatttaaaaaacaaatagcAAAAGcgttagatttttataaatcgTGATTAAGACCTTGTAATCATCGACCACAATATTTGTCCGATAGGCtacaacatataaatatcaaatgaTACGTTATATTTCAGGAAAACACGGATGAAAAGGTCGAACAAACATGTCAAGAGGTAACGGAAGCAGCCGATGAAGTTAAGGAAGGGTTCACAGAGGTAATTAGGCAAAAGAAATCATTACTCTTATATTAATTTCGTTCAAGACGATATAagaagggaagtgatatttataTCATTGTTTTTTATGAATGTATCACAAGATATAAGTTATACAAGTCAGTATTACACAATTGTAGTATATCTATTAAAGCAAATGGTACATATAAATACCTAGTTGAGATATAATATTGGTTTCGTATAAATAGTTTTATCTAGCGGATTgacgtttttatttatttttattttttttgcaatttGTTTAACTAGGTTTCGAATATGACAAAAGAAGTAAAAGGAAAACTATCGGAAGCCAAGGGCAGTTTAGTGAAGAGGG is drawn from Erigeron canadensis isolate Cc75 chromosome 9, C_canadensis_v1, whole genome shotgun sequence and contains these coding sequences:
- the LOC122583479 gene encoding uncharacterized protein LOC122583479, which produces MTTTLKIRNLLVNSKIIILDDIHISSLSRSHRSFVTASKPLRKENTDEKVEQTCQEVTEAADEVKEGFTEVSNMTKEVKGKLSEAKGSLVKRARENVVDIAAQKAKEQVIKKVK